The following is a genomic window from Dermatophilaceae bacterium Soc4.6.
ACCATCGTGTCTGCTTAATCCGTGGGCACCAACGGACTTTGCCAAGACTTTACGATGCGCGAACAATCCACTCGTCCACTGACGGCCGTTTGCGATGACTAGCCACTGCTTGCTTCACGGCGACCAGTGGGCTCCGTCCGGCCGACCCAGCCTGTGTGCAGCCCGGACGCGACCTGAGCACCTGTCGGGTGGCCGAGGATCCACCTCCCGCTCTCGGTTGACCGACGGGAGAGCCAGCAGATCTCGTGTGGGCGCGATGACTCGCCGTTACGCTCGATGCACCATGTCGGCCCTCGACCACCTCCCCCTGCGCCCTCGGGAGGACGACGCCTCGATGACCGACGGAGGGGGCTCGTCGAGCCCGGACCAGGGGCTGCTCGACCGTCTGGTGGGCGCCGCGACCGGGGCAGGATCCGTGGTCCGGCGCGCAGGCGGCGCCGCGCTCAGCACCGTCGGCGTCGTGCAAGCGGTGGTGGAGGGGGCGGTGCGCACCTTGTGCACGCCCACGGGGCTGGCCGGGGTCGTCGTCGAGGGCCTGTGGATCTCGACGCACATGGCGCTCTACCCCTTCGGTCTCGCCGCCGAACGGCGCCAGGAGCGGGGCTCGGGCTACCGCATCGAGCACCTGGCCCCTCTGCAGCGGGGGCGACTGGTCAACGACGTCGAGGCGGCCGGCACCCCGATCCTGCTCGTGCACGGCATCATCGACAACCAGTCCGTCTTCACCCTGCTGCGGCGCGGCCTGCGGCACCGGGGCTTCGACCAGGTGTCGACGATGAACTACTCGATCCTCACCGGCGACGTGCGGGTGGCGGCCGCCCGGCTCGCGGAGCAGGTGGAGGCCATCGTCGCCCGGACCGGTTACGAGCGGATCCACGTCGTCGGCCACAGCATGGGCGGGCTGATCGCCCGCTACTACGTCACCCGACTCGGCGGTGACCAGCGCGTGCACACCCTCGTCACGCTCGGGAGCCCCCACGCCGGGACGCTGTCGGCCTATGCCTGGCCGGGCACCCTGACCCGCCAACTGCGGCCGGGGAGCCCCCTGATGAAGGAGCTCGCCCTGCCCGCTCCCGGGTGCCGCACGCGCTTCATCTGCTACTGGTCCGACCTCGACCAGATCATGTTCCCCCAGCGGACGGCTGCCCTCGACCACCCGGACCTCACCGTCACCAACATCCTGCTGCGGGGGGTGGGGCACACGAGCATCCCCATCATGTCGTCGGTGGTGCGCGGCATCTCGCAGGCCCTGGCCCACCTCGACGAGGACGGTGCGACCGTCGCGGACCCCGTGACGACGCTGAGACCCGCAGAGCTCCGCTGCGGTGGGTGACATCCACCGGAGCACGGGCGACTTTCGCTGCTGCTTTATTGTGATCACGAATCGATCACGATAGGTTCTCACCACCGTCCCCCGGCCGAGCGCGCTCTGGCCGACCCCCCTCCCCAGGCCGAGGTCCTCCCGAACGTGACGAAGCAGAAGCACTCCGGCCGACACCGCGGGCAGGGCACCTCGTCGGTGCGCGCGACTCCAGGTGCGAGCGGCCGACATCGGGCACCGGGCACGCACCCCGTGCCCCGTCTGATCGGCACGGGCGTCCTGCTCCCGACCGCGACCACCGCGACCATCGTGCTGACCACGACGGGCGCGCACCTGGGCGCCGCGCCGGCGCCGGTGTCCCCCCTGCCGGTGGTCGCGGCCACCACGGAGCAGGTGCCCGGTGGGCCCAGCGAGCCAACGGCCCAGCAGGGCGTCCTCGAGGCGAAGACCCGACTGCTCGCCCTGCAACGCCCCACCGCCGAGCGCGCCGCCCGGAGCAGCACCCGCACCTCGCCTCCCCCTGCGGCGCAGGTGACCGCCCGCGCGAGGGCGGCCACTGCGGCCAAGGCCGCGACCGCTCTGGCCACGGCGCACCGCTGGGTCACGCCGGTCGACGTGCGCTTCACGCTCACGTCCGGCTTCGGGATGCGGTGGGGCACGATGCACGCGGGCCAGGACTTCGCCCTGCCCGTGGGCAGCCCCGTCAAGTCCATGTCGAGCGGTACCGTCATCTTCGCCGGCTGGTCCGGTGGTTACGGCAACAAGGTCGAGATCCGCTACTGGGACGGCACGATCAGCTGGTATGCCCACAACTCGCGACTGACCGTGCGTACGGGCGACGCGGTCACGCCGGGTGAGGTGGTGGCCAGCTCTGGCAACACGGGTCACTCCACCGGCCCGCACGCGCACATCGAGATCCACCTGCGCAGCGACAACACCCCGGCATCGGCCGTGTCCCCCGTCCCGTGGTTGACCGCACACGGCAACATGCCCGGCCACCGCTCGTCGACAGGCCCGACGACCGCCACGGACTGACGGCGGCTCAGCCGCCGTGGGTCACAGCTTCTCGAGCGGGGCGTAGCGCAGGAGCAGCCGCTTCGTGCCCGTCTCGTCACCGAAGTCGACATGGGCCATGGCCTTGTCACCCTCACCCTCCACCCGCAGCACGGTGCCCAGGCCGAAGGAGTCGTGCGAGACCCGGTCACCGGCAGCGACGAGGACGACCGTCTTGCTGCCCGCCCTCGAGGACTCCCGTCGGGCGGCCAGCGACGACATCGCCGAGCCCGGCATCGGTCGTCTCGTGCGCGCCGCGTCGATCGCCGTGTCGGTGCGCAGCCAGTCGACGAGGCCGTCGGGGATCTCGTCGAGGAACCGGGAGGCGGGGTTGTACTGGGGCGAGCCCCACGCGGAGCGGACCGCGGCCCGCGACAGGTGCAGGCGCTGCTGGGCTCGCGTGATGCCGACGTAGGCCAGGCGCCGCTCCTCCTCCAGCTCGCGTGGCTCACCCAGCGAACGCAGGTGAGGGAAGGTGCCGTCCTCCATCCCCGTGAGGAAGACGACGGGGAACTCCAGCCCCTTGGCGGTGTGCAGGGTCATGAGCGTGACGACGCCGTTGTCGGCACCGGGCGCGCCGTCGGGGATCTGGTCGGCGTCGGCCACGAGCGAGACCCGCTCGAGGAAGTCCTCGAGCGAGGCCTCCTCACCCGTCTCGAGCCGCTCCTCGTCGAACTCGCGCGCGACCTCGACGAGCTCGGCGAGGTTCTCGACCCGTCCCTCGTCCTGCGGATCGGGGCTGCGCCGCAGCTCGGAGAGGTAGCCGCTCTGCTCGACGGCCGCCTCGATCAGACCGGCCACCCCGGAGCCGGTGTCGTAGACCTCGCGCAGCTGCTCGAGCAGCCCGGTGAACACCTTGATCGCCGCCACCGAGCGGGTGGCGATGCCCGGGGCGTCCTCCGGACGCCCGAGGGCCGCGACGAACGGGATGCGCTCGCGCTCCGCGAGCTGCGCGACGCAGGCCTCGGCGCGCTCGCCGATGCCGCGCCGGGGGGTGTTGAGGATGCGCCGCAGGTTGACGGTGTCGAGCGGGTTGGACACGACCCGCAGGTAGGCGAGCGCGTCCTTGATCTCCTTGCGCTCGTAGAAGCGCGTGCCGCCGACCACCTTGTAGGGCATGCCGACCCGCACCAGCACCTCCTCGAAGGCCCTCGACTGCGCGTTGGTGCGGTAGAAGATCGCGACGTCCTTGGGGCGCACCCCCTCCTTGTCGCCCAGGTCGTCGATCTGGCGGGCCACGAAGGCCGCCTCGTCGTGCTCGCTGTCGGCGACGTAGCCGATGATCTGCGCCCCGTCGCCGGCAGCCGTCCACAGGTTCTTCGCCCGCCGGTTCTCGTTGCGGGCGATCACCGCATTGGCGGCGCGCAGGATCGTCTGGGTCGAGCGGTAGTTCTGCTCGAGCAGGATGGTGCGCGCGTCGGGGTAGTCCTGCTCGAACTCGACGATGTTGCGGATGGTCGCGCCGCGGAAGGCGTAGATCGACTGGTCGGCGTCGCCGACCACGCACAGCTCACCGGGCGGCACGGCATAGGCCGGGGCGTCGTCGGGCAGCGCAGGTCCGACCAGCTCCTTCACCAGCTGGTACTGCGCGAGGTTGGTGTCCTGGTACTCGTCGACGAGGATGTGGCGGAAGCGTCGGCGGTAGTGCTCGGCGGCCTCGGGGAAGGCCTGCAGAAGGTGCACCGTCGACATGATCAGGTCGTCGAAGTCCATCGCGTTGGCCTGCCGCAGCCGCCGCTGGTAGTCCGTGTAGGCCTCGGCCACGCGCTGGTCGTGGTGGCTGCCGTCCTCGGCGACCCGGGCGGCATACGTCTCCTCGTCGACGAGGTCGTTCTTGAGGTTGCTGACCGCGTGCGAGAAGGATCGTGGGGGGTAGCGCTTGGCGTCGAGGTCGAGGTCGCGCAGCACCAGGGCCATCAGCCGCTGGCTGTCGGCCGCGTCGTAGATCGAGAAGGTCGACTTGAGCCCGAGCCGGTGGGCCTCGCGACGCAGGATGCGCACGCAGGCCGAGTGGAAGGTCAGCACCCACATCGCCTTGGCCGCCGGGCCGACCAGCTGCGCGACCCGCTCCTTCATCTCACCGGCGGCCTTGTTGGTGAAGGTGATCGCGAGGACCTGGCCCGGCCGGGCCCCGCGTGCCGCCAGCAGCCAGGCGATGCGGTGGGTGAGCACCCGCGTCTTGCCCGACCCGGCGCCGGCCACGATCAGCAGCGGTGGGCCCTCGTGGACGACCGCCTCTCGCTGCGGGTCGTTGAGCCCCTCGAGGAGCTCCTCGGCCCGGGCCCGCGCGTCGCCGGCCGCGTCGGGCGCCTCCCCGTCGCCGGTCGCCCACAGCGGCAGCCCGGCGTCGTCGACG
Proteins encoded in this region:
- a CDS encoding alpha/beta fold hydrolase; amino-acid sequence: MSALDHLPLRPREDDASMTDGGGSSSPDQGLLDRLVGAATGAGSVVRRAGGAALSTVGVVQAVVEGAVRTLCTPTGLAGVVVEGLWISTHMALYPFGLAAERRQERGSGYRIEHLAPLQRGRLVNDVEAAGTPILLVHGIIDNQSVFTLLRRGLRHRGFDQVSTMNYSILTGDVRVAAARLAEQVEAIVARTGYERIHVVGHSMGGLIARYYVTRLGGDQRVHTLVTLGSPHAGTLSAYAWPGTLTRQLRPGSPLMKELALPAPGCRTRFICYWSDLDQIMFPQRTAALDHPDLTVTNILLRGVGHTSIPIMSSVVRGISQALAHLDEDGATVADPVTTLRPAELRCGG
- a CDS encoding M23 family metallopeptidase, whose product is MTKQKHSGRHRGQGTSSVRATPGASGRHRAPGTHPVPRLIGTGVLLPTATTATIVLTTTGAHLGAAPAPVSPLPVVAATTEQVPGGPSEPTAQQGVLEAKTRLLALQRPTAERAARSSTRTSPPPAAQVTARARAATAAKAATALATAHRWVTPVDVRFTLTSGFGMRWGTMHAGQDFALPVGSPVKSMSSGTVIFAGWSGGYGNKVEIRYWDGTISWYAHNSRLTVRTGDAVTPGEVVASSGNTGHSTGPHAHIEIHLRSDNTPASAVSPVPWLTAHGNMPGHRSSTGPTTATD
- the pcrA gene encoding DNA helicase PcrA, giving the protein MSTLFDDLGLPTPSAPPRSAARRAPSEPPARGGLHDVDDAGLPLWATGDGEAPDAAGDARARAEELLEGLNDPQREAVVHEGPPLLIVAGAGSGKTRVLTHRIAWLLAARGARPGQVLAITFTNKAAGEMKERVAQLVGPAAKAMWVLTFHSACVRILRREAHRLGLKSTFSIYDAADSQRLMALVLRDLDLDAKRYPPRSFSHAVSNLKNDLVDEETYAARVAEDGSHHDQRVAEAYTDYQRRLRQANAMDFDDLIMSTVHLLQAFPEAAEHYRRRFRHILVDEYQDTNLAQYQLVKELVGPALPDDAPAYAVPPGELCVVGDADQSIYAFRGATIRNIVEFEQDYPDARTILLEQNYRSTQTILRAANAVIARNENRRAKNLWTAAGDGAQIIGYVADSEHDEAAFVARQIDDLGDKEGVRPKDVAIFYRTNAQSRAFEEVLVRVGMPYKVVGGTRFYERKEIKDALAYLRVVSNPLDTVNLRRILNTPRRGIGERAEACVAQLAERERIPFVAALGRPEDAPGIATRSVAAIKVFTGLLEQLREVYDTGSGVAGLIEAAVEQSGYLSELRRSPDPQDEGRVENLAELVEVAREFDEERLETGEEASLEDFLERVSLVADADQIPDGAPGADNGVVTLMTLHTAKGLEFPVVFLTGMEDGTFPHLRSLGEPRELEEERRLAYVGITRAQQRLHLSRAAVRSAWGSPQYNPASRFLDEIPDGLVDWLRTDTAIDAARTRRPMPGSAMSSLAARRESSRAGSKTVVLVAAGDRVSHDSFGLGTVLRVEGEGDKAMAHVDFGDETGTKRLLLRYAPLEKL